Proteins from a single region of Candidatus Woesearchaeota archaeon:
- a CDS encoding endonuclease III: MVSIAEIQKVFSLLEKTHPLTMLEELGHYSAFQLLVMTLLSARSKDSTVIPIVKEMFIRYPEPSDYVAMPVEKLEAMIRRIGFYHAKAKNVKALSVMLISTFSGNVPDTLEELITLPGVGRKTANCILAYHFKKPAIAVDVHVHRISNRLGWVRTTKESETEQVLMKLVPRQEWINVNRLLVGHGQTICRPINPLCGKCLVVKYCKFGKKEAKN, encoded by the coding sequence ATGGTTTCGATTGCTGAGATCCAAAAAGTTTTTTCTCTTTTAGAAAAAACGCATCCATTAACTATGCTTGAAGAGTTAGGTCATTATTCTGCGTTTCAACTGCTCGTTATGACTTTGCTGTCTGCTCGGTCTAAAGATTCTACGGTGATTCCTATCGTTAAAGAAATGTTTATTCGTTATCCTGAACCTTCTGATTATGTTGCCATGCCGGTTGAAAAGTTGGAGGCGATGATTCGTCGCATTGGTTTTTATCATGCTAAAGCTAAAAATGTGAAAGCATTGAGTGTGATGTTAATCTCGACGTTTAGTGGCAATGTTCCTGATACTTTGGAAGAATTGATAACGCTTCCTGGGGTTGGTCGTAAGACGGCGAATTGTATTTTGGCATATCATTTCAAAAAGCCGGCGATTGCGGTTGATGTGCATGTTCATCGGATTTCAAATAGGTTGGGATGGGTTCGGACGACGAAGGAGAGCGAAACAGAACAAGTATTGATGAAGCTGGTGCCACGTCAAGAATGGATTAATGTCAATCGCTTGTTGGTGGGACATGGACAGACGATTTGCCGACCGATCAATCCGCTGTGTGGGAAGTGTTTGGTGGTGAAGTATTGTAAATTTGGGAAAAAGGAAGCGAAAAATTAA
- the trxA gene encoding thioredoxin, with amino-acid sequence MVLELTDATFEKEINGNIPIIVDFWASWCGPCKMLAPIFEQVSKEFEGKLKFAKISTEEYQDIASEQSITGIPCLIIFNRGEEVDRIVGFRPKEKLKNDIQEILNQI; translated from the coding sequence ATGGTATTAGAATTAACTGATGCAACATTTGAAAAAGAAATTAATGGTAACATCCCTATTATTGTTGACTTTTGGGCTTCTTGGTGCGGACCGTGTAAAATGCTCGCCCCTATCTTTGAACAAGTGAGTAAAGAGTTTGAAGGCAAACTTAAATTCGCTAAAATATCTACCGAAGAGTATCAAGATATTGCCAGCGAACAAAGTATTACCGGCATTCCCTGTTTAATCATCTTTAACAGGGGCGAAGAAGTTGACCGTATTGTTGGCTTTCGACCTAAAGAGAAATTAAAGAATGATATACAGGAAATCCTGAATCAAATTTAG
- a CDS encoding haloacid dehalogenase-like hydrolase produces the protein MALRADRWFIDMDKTAILPYTAQIPTSWDMMNHVAGLGDVGMHLLQRYHPYPEQYEAWVGELASHYRGRDAYSIQAAVIAATQLRPGLREFTHYVRVQNPHAKQGIISAGLEFVAAYVAGVVGLDFHEGIELKVDGEGKFTGEVVIKVHETDKVTPAQRHLGDVAWTRAAHIGDGRSDISLWKRVGHAFGIGVSEDYREHVTESFDSFYGLIDHLRTTGKTKIRKNRQMF, from the coding sequence ATGGCACTGCGCGCTGATCGTTGGTTTATTGATATGGATAAGACAGCTATTTTGCCTTATACAGCTCAAATTCCTACCAGTTGGGATATGATGAATCATGTGGCTGGCTTAGGAGATGTCGGAATGCACTTATTGCAACGCTATCATCCATACCCTGAGCAATATGAGGCGTGGGTTGGCGAATTAGCATCTCACTATCGAGGTCGAGACGCATATTCAATACAGGCTGCTGTTATTGCTGCAACTCAGTTACGCCCAGGATTACGTGAATTCACACATTATGTTCGTGTCCAAAATCCTCACGCAAAACAAGGCATTATTAGTGCTGGGTTAGAATTCGTTGCAGCCTATGTTGCAGGGGTTGTTGGGCTTGATTTTCATGAAGGAATTGAGCTTAAAGTTGATGGAGAAGGAAAGTTCACTGGTGAAGTTGTTATCAAAGTCCATGAAACAGATAAAGTGACTCCAGCACAGCGTCATCTTGGGGATGTTGCTTGGACGAGAGCTGCCCATATTGGTGATGGGCGATCAGATATCTCTTTATGGAAACGGGTAGGTCATGCGTTTGGTATTGGTGTTAGTGAAGATTATCGGGAACATGTAACAGAAAGTTTTGACTCATTCTATGGGTTAATTGACCATTTACGAACTACAGGAAAAACAAAAATAAGAAAGAATAGACAAATGTTCTAA
- a CDS encoding Kae1-associated serine/threonine protein kinase, which produces MFKIAQGAEAIIYKDNETIIKERFSKEYRLAHLDESLRQFRTRREAKVLGKLTELQFPAPQLHSFSDKRMSIVMDFIPGDKLKDVIEAGDDYLNLAKEIGEKIGKLHAHHIIHGDLTTSNMILHKTNHTVHLIDFGLSMFSEKVEDKAVDLFLMERAVASTHSDIANELFEGIIESYRLTNPEAEQVLKRLEDVRQRGRNKKKED; this is translated from the coding sequence ATGTTCAAAATTGCCCAAGGCGCAGAAGCCATTATCTACAAAGATAATGAAACCATTATCAAAGAACGCTTTAGTAAAGAGTACCGCTTAGCTCACTTAGATGAATCACTGCGTCAATTTCGCACTCGACGTGAAGCAAAAGTACTTGGAAAACTCACAGAACTACAGTTTCCAGCACCTCAACTCCACTCCTTCTCTGACAAACGCATGTCTATCGTGATGGATTTTATTCCGGGAGACAAACTTAAAGATGTAATTGAAGCAGGTGATGACTATCTCAACCTCGCAAAAGAGATCGGCGAAAAGATAGGCAAACTTCACGCACATCATATTATTCACGGCGACTTAACCACATCTAATATGATCCTGCACAAAACCAATCACACCGTGCATCTTATCGACTTTGGATTATCCATGTTCTCAGAAAAAGTAGAAGACAAAGCAGTCGATTTATTCTTAATGGAACGTGCCGTTGCCAGCACACATTCAGATATTGCCAACGAATTATTTGAAGGAATTATTGAAAGTTATAGACTAACAAATCCTGAAGCTGAGCAAGTTCTCAAGCGATTAGAAGATGTGAGACAGCGAGGACGGAATAAGAAGAAAGAAGATTGA
- a CDS encoding peptidylprolyl isomerase: MSNTITQHDFVVLDFTGRLPSGEVFDTTVASVAKVTGLATREAGFHPVTICVGERQLLPGLDAHLLGKEYGKSYAFKLSPEEAFGKRDVKNVKIVPHSSFKEHNVMPRPGLQINIDGEVGTVKSVSGGRVIVNFNHPLAGQDVVYEVTLHRKVTDVKEQVSAFFQTSLKLSAEQIEVSDDPDKVHAKLAVAYPQPLLDMLSKKLTDLVHGKIVIVSAKSG; this comes from the coding sequence ATGAGTAATACAATTACACAACACGATTTCGTCGTTCTTGATTTTACTGGACGTTTACCTTCTGGTGAAGTGTTTGATACCACTGTTGCATCTGTTGCTAAAGTGACTGGTCTGGCAACTCGAGAAGCTGGATTTCATCCTGTGACAATTTGTGTGGGCGAACGTCAACTTCTGCCTGGTCTTGATGCGCATTTACTTGGTAAAGAATATGGTAAAAGCTATGCATTCAAATTGAGTCCTGAAGAAGCATTTGGCAAACGTGATGTGAAAAATGTTAAAATCGTTCCTCATTCTTCGTTTAAGGAACATAATGTTATGCCTCGTCCTGGTTTACAGATTAATATCGATGGAGAAGTAGGGACAGTGAAAAGTGTTTCTGGTGGTCGTGTTATTGTAAATTTTAATCATCCTCTTGCTGGTCAAGATGTGGTGTATGAAGTAACTTTACACCGCAAAGTAACTGATGTTAAAGAGCAAGTGAGCGCATTTTTTCAGACATCATTAAAATTATCTGCTGAACAAATTGAAGTTTCAGATGATCCAGATAAAGTGCATGCAAAACTTGCTGTGGCATATCCTCAACCACTTTTAGATATGTTGTCTAAGAAGTTAACTGATTTGGTTCATGGCAAGATTGTGATTGTAAGCGCGAAGAGTGGATAG
- a CDS encoding cytidylate kinase family protein translates to MIITISGTPGSGKSTLAQLLTQKLGAVRIYVGGIRRDIAASKNVTLEELNKYALTHPETDVDVDKAAAKQARDLEKKNKIVIVEGRTQFHFLPESLKIFIGVDDIEGARRIWKTLKSDPNRKNEGTAKTLKDTVKLVHKRDEMDQKRYKKYYQLDYRDLTHYDLVVDTTHISKEETLEKVLSYIKLNKKAYK, encoded by the coding sequence ATGATTATTACTATCTCGGGCACTCCTGGTTCTGGAAAATCAACATTAGCACAACTTCTTACTCAAAAACTAGGGGCGGTGCGAATTTATGTGGGGGGTATTCGTCGTGATATTGCTGCGTCAAAGAATGTGACTCTAGAAGAGTTGAATAAATATGCTCTTACTCATCCTGAGACAGATGTTGATGTAGATAAAGCTGCGGCAAAGCAGGCGCGAGATTTGGAGAAAAAAAATAAGATTGTTATTGTTGAGGGTCGCACTCAATTTCATTTCTTGCCTGAATCTCTTAAGATCTTTATTGGAGTTGACGATATAGAAGGGGCACGGCGTATTTGGAAGACGCTTAAAAGTGATCCCAATCGCAAGAATGAAGGTACTGCGAAAACATTGAAAGACACAGTAAAGTTAGTTCATAAAAGAGATGAGATGGATCAAAAAAGGTATAAAAAGTACTATCAATTAGATTATCGTGATTTAACACATTACGATTTAGTTGTTGATACTACTCATATCTCTAAAGAAGAGACTTTGGAGAAAGTTCTTTCGTATATTAAACTGAATAAGAAAGCTTATAAATAA
- a CDS encoding glycosyltransferase, which produces MVVPEVSIIIPAHNEEKYIPSTLQSIYSQNFPNYEVIVVANGCNDQTVAAAKNVAQEGTVVYTLPRAHVSRSRNYGADKASADLLLFLDADTTLEPGALSTMVQEFTPAHSVATCRVKPDTTKIHHRAVMGLKNTMHRSGAYKGCSGSILCRKKDFDEVGGYDPALHVREHRKLIQKLLTKGKYLCSKAQTVTSMRRLEQWGLSKVASFWIGKWVKDKTKGLEKEEYEKVR; this is translated from the coding sequence ATGGTGGTTCCAGAGGTTTCAATAATTATTCCTGCGCATAATGAGGAGAAATATATTCCTTCGACGTTGCAGAGTATTTATTCTCAGAATTTTCCTAATTATGAAGTTATTGTCGTGGCGAATGGGTGTAATGATCAGACGGTTGCTGCGGCAAAAAATGTTGCTCAAGAGGGAACAGTTGTTTATACGCTTCCTAGGGCACATGTGAGTCGATCTCGAAATTATGGGGCGGATAAAGCGTCTGCTGATTTATTGCTCTTTTTGGATGCTGATACTACTTTGGAGCCTGGTGCTCTTTCAACGATGGTGCAAGAGTTTACGCCTGCTCATTCCGTTGCCACTTGTCGAGTTAAACCTGATACAACTAAGATTCACCATCGTGCTGTTATGGGTCTCAAGAATACGATGCATCGCAGCGGTGCGTATAAAGGCTGCAGCGGTTCGATTTTATGTCGAAAAAAAGATTTTGATGAAGTAGGCGGCTATGATCCTGCACTCCATGTTCGTGAGCACCGAAAATTAATTCAGAAACTCCTAACCAAAGGTAAATATCTTTGTAGCAAAGCCCAAACCGTGACCTCCATGCGTCGTCTTGAACAATGGGGTTTGTCAAAAGTTGCTAGCTTTTGGATTGGCAAATGGGTTAAAGATAAGACAAAAGGGCTAGAGAAAGAAGAGTATGAGAAGGTTAGGTAA
- a CDS encoding CDC48 family AAA ATPase, giving the protein MTPQPTHHLIVTEALHHDAGKSIARISSDVMHKLKLNQNDVIEITGKSKTVATVWPARKEDETQESIRIDSLTRFNAETSLGSTVTISKIDSQPAQSITISPLENVQFSSDPTPYILQRLVGKVFLKKQRVAVDIMGTQLQYVVSKLSPAGCVRITQNTQLTISDTLAEEQNNLPTISYEDIGGLKREIDLIREMVELPMKHPEVFERLGVSAPKGVLLTGPPGTGKTLLAKAVASETESTFYSIAGPEIMSKFYGESEKHIRDIFEQANKNAPSIIFIDEIDSIAPKRGDGKDQTEKRIVAQLLTAMDGLKTRGNVVVMAATNRPDDIDEALRRPGRFDRELRIMPPNDEGRLEILEIHTRGMPLAKDVELTKIARKTIGFTGADLEVLCKEAALKALKPYIPSLKEFSVKVPTSILEKLEIKNTHFEEALQMVEPSAMREVMISKPNVKWSDIGGLEEIKQKLRETIELPLLKPDLFKKAGIKPPKGVLLSGPPGTGKTLLAKAVANEANANFISIKGPELISKWVGESEKQIRDTFQRARLVAPTVIFFDEFDSITKTRGASLNDSTERMVNQLLTEIDGIENLENVTIIAATNRPDLIDPALLRPGRIELKIDIPLPDTASREQIFRVHTKDMPLAKEIKLKEFVEKTQNWSGAEIESLCREAGLNAIRRVQQEENPKVVITKEDLTNALREISLREKKDKK; this is encoded by the coding sequence ATGACCCCTCAACCCACCCACCATTTGATTGTAACAGAAGCACTCCATCACGACGCAGGGAAAAGTATTGCCCGAATTTCAAGCGATGTAATGCATAAGCTCAAACTAAACCAAAACGATGTCATTGAAATAACGGGCAAAAGTAAAACCGTTGCAACGGTCTGGCCAGCACGAAAAGAAGACGAAACACAAGAATCAATTCGTATTGATTCACTTACTCGATTTAATGCTGAGACATCATTAGGATCAACAGTCACCATTAGCAAAATTGATTCTCAACCCGCACAGAGTATCACCATCTCACCATTAGAAAATGTGCAATTTAGCAGCGACCCCACCCCCTATATACTTCAACGATTAGTTGGAAAAGTTTTTCTCAAAAAACAACGTGTTGCAGTAGACATCATGGGAACTCAATTACAATATGTAGTGAGTAAACTCTCCCCAGCAGGCTGTGTTCGCATCACCCAAAACACTCAACTCACAATCTCTGATACTCTTGCTGAAGAACAAAATAATTTACCCACAATTTCTTATGAAGATATTGGTGGTCTTAAACGCGAAATCGATCTTATTCGAGAGATGGTAGAACTGCCAATGAAACACCCCGAGGTGTTTGAACGACTTGGCGTGAGTGCTCCAAAAGGTGTTCTTCTCACTGGACCACCTGGAACGGGAAAAACCTTGCTTGCAAAAGCAGTAGCGTCTGAAACTGAATCAACATTTTATTCTATTGCCGGACCAGAAATTATGAGTAAATTCTACGGTGAATCTGAAAAACACATCCGCGATATTTTTGAACAAGCCAACAAAAATGCGCCTTCCATTATCTTCATAGATGAGATTGATAGCATCGCACCAAAACGTGGTGATGGAAAAGACCAAACTGAAAAACGTATTGTTGCACAATTACTTACAGCCATGGATGGACTCAAAACCCGTGGCAATGTTGTAGTTATGGCTGCAACTAATCGACCTGACGATATAGATGAAGCATTACGTCGACCTGGCCGTTTCGATCGTGAATTACGCATTATGCCCCCCAATGATGAAGGCAGATTAGAAATTCTAGAAATCCACACCCGAGGCATGCCGCTTGCAAAAGATGTTGAACTCACCAAAATTGCGCGTAAAACGATTGGTTTTACCGGCGCAGACCTTGAAGTACTCTGTAAAGAAGCTGCACTTAAAGCACTCAAACCATACATCCCAAGCCTTAAAGAGTTTAGTGTCAAAGTACCCACCTCTATTTTAGAAAAACTTGAAATCAAAAACACTCATTTTGAAGAAGCACTGCAAATGGTCGAACCATCCGCCATGCGTGAAGTAATGATTAGTAAACCCAATGTAAAATGGAGCGATATTGGTGGATTAGAAGAAATTAAACAAAAATTACGTGAAACCATTGAACTGCCTTTACTCAAACCAGATCTTTTCAAAAAAGCAGGAATTAAACCACCCAAAGGAGTATTACTCTCAGGACCACCCGGAACAGGAAAAACCTTGCTCGCCAAAGCCGTAGCAAATGAAGCAAATGCCAATTTTATTTCAATAAAAGGCCCAGAATTAATTAGTAAATGGGTAGGCGAATCAGAAAAACAGATTCGCGATACATTCCAACGCGCTCGTCTCGTTGCACCCACTGTTATCTTTTTTGACGAATTTGATAGTATAACCAAGACTCGTGGCGCATCATTAAACGATTCAACCGAACGCATGGTTAATCAACTCTTAACAGAGATAGACGGCATTGAAAATCTTGAAAATGTAACCATCATCGCCGCAACCAATCGACCAGACCTTATTGACCCCGCCCTATTACGACCAGGACGTATTGAACTCAAAATAGATATCCCTCTGCCTGACACAGCATCACGCGAACAAATCTTCAGAGTACATACCAAAGATATGCCCCTTGCAAAAGAGATCAAACTCAAAGAATTTGTAGAAAAAACCCAAAACTGGAGTGGTGCTGAAATTGAAAGCCTTTGCCGTGAAGCTGGGCTAAATGCAATTCGCCGCGTCCAACAAGAAGAGAATCCAAAAGTAGTAATAACAAAAGAGGATCTTACCAACGCATTGAGAGAAATAAGTTTACGCGAAAAGAAAGACAAAAAATAA
- a CDS encoding HD domain-containing protein yields MSYKSEKEAFEDLQLWKPSVKIFPPKALFDPKARMYPLFCYLYAQVRSTYTKVHKRKNGQNPFVHPLNVVYGLREAEIKDETTLCAGLIHDLIEERVDIYKSELITRKTKKETILSTLAEFERKTYHSFEEEILNFCNKNHLPLTCAKEILTITKLLTRHKRHFYYKSLSQIFQHPDANIREKAIQIKLADRLHNILTIEKFDNHQRIYECFKNLFILNNVKKFIVDKYKDHMVKAKRHNSTELLFKRCGKATYEAFLNITLRCSPVLTHSDVKTMIHLAFKKYALEKRSIWEITHVDSEQYHLYRIFQGVVRKYDARLHQEWDVFEMLSTKEHKFCSLFFKTYKFKHNEIESILDYKDAYALGEVITYLLYIPDYYLADFLCVNLTHSGRLRR; encoded by the coding sequence ATGTCGTATAAATCTGAAAAAGAAGCATTTGAAGATCTCCAATTATGGAAACCATCGGTGAAGATTTTTCCCCCAAAAGCTCTTTTTGATCCTAAAGCTCGCATGTACCCCCTATTTTGTTATCTTTATGCGCAAGTTCGTTCTACTTATACCAAAGTTCATAAAAGAAAAAATGGACAAAACCCGTTTGTACACCCACTTAATGTAGTATATGGGTTGCGTGAAGCAGAAATCAAAGACGAAACCACCCTTTGCGCAGGATTGATCCATGATTTAATCGAAGAACGAGTAGATATTTACAAAAGTGAATTAATCACACGAAAAACAAAGAAAGAAACCATTCTTTCAACACTCGCAGAATTCGAACGAAAAACGTATCATTCATTCGAAGAGGAAATACTTAATTTCTGTAATAAGAATCACCTACCATTAACCTGTGCAAAAGAGATACTCACTATCACAAAACTGCTTACTCGACATAAACGTCATTTTTATTATAAATCATTATCACAAATCTTCCAACACCCCGATGCAAACATCAGAGAAAAAGCAATTCAAATCAAACTTGCTGATCGATTGCATAACATCCTTACCATTGAAAAATTTGATAACCATCAACGTATATATGAATGTTTCAAAAACCTTTTTATTCTTAATAATGTCAAAAAATTCATTGTAGATAAATACAAAGACCACATGGTGAAAGCCAAACGGCATAACTCTACCGAGCTTCTCTTTAAACGCTGTGGCAAAGCAACGTATGAAGCGTTTCTCAATATTACTCTACGTTGCTCGCCAGTATTAACACATAGTGACGTCAAAACCATGATCCATCTTGCATTCAAAAAGTATGCTTTAGAAAAGCGATCGATCTGGGAAATAACCCATGTTGATAGCGAACAATACCACCTATATCGCATATTCCAAGGAGTTGTTCGTAAGTATGATGCTCGTCTTCATCAGGAGTGGGATGTATTTGAAATGCTCAGCACCAAAGAGCACAAATTTTGTTCTTTATTTTTTAAAACATATAAATTCAAACACAATGAAATTGAATCCATCCTAGATTATAAAGACGCCTACGCACTAGGAGAAGTGATTACCTACTTACTCTATATCCCTGATTATTACCTTGCTGATTTTCTGTGTGTGAATTTAACACATAGTGGACGATTAAGAAGGTAA
- a CDS encoding TatD family hydrolase: MKLVDVHCHIYHEQFKDTFEDVLQRAKDAGVKRILLSGVNPEGNAKVLSIVKKHPEMLRASLGIYPIDALGIEPDGTGLPVHKGAIDLEQQFQFIRDNLSHVTAIGEVGLDFYWAEKEKTYAQQAENFRRIIRFAKEVKKPIIIHSRKAEKECIDILEEELPNREIPVNNHCFSGKKNLVLRAAALGHYFSIPANVVKSQQFQMMVELVDLKQLLTETDAPWLSPYTDKPSEPAYIPLSIAKIAQIKKMTPEDVAAQIWQNYVNVFGEK, from the coding sequence ATGAAACTTGTTGATGTCCATTGCCACATTTATCATGAGCAGTTTAAAGATACGTTTGAAGATGTTCTCCAACGCGCCAAAGATGCCGGAGTCAAACGAATTCTACTTTCTGGTGTTAATCCTGAAGGGAATGCTAAAGTACTTTCTATTGTCAAAAAACACCCTGAAATGCTACGTGCATCTTTAGGAATTTATCCCATTGATGCATTAGGTATTGAACCGGATGGAACCGGATTACCTGTTCACAAGGGAGCAATTGATTTAGAACAACAATTTCAGTTTATTCGCGATAATCTTAGTCACGTCACTGCAATTGGAGAAGTAGGGCTTGATTTCTATTGGGCAGAGAAAGAGAAGACGTATGCTCAACAAGCAGAAAACTTTCGTCGCATTATTCGTTTTGCTAAAGAGGTAAAGAAACCAATTATTATTCATAGTCGTAAAGCCGAGAAAGAATGCATTGATATTTTAGAAGAAGAATTACCAAATCGTGAAATCCCTGTCAACAACCATTGTTTCTCTGGTAAGAAGAATTTAGTCTTACGAGCAGCAGCGTTGGGGCATTATTTTTCTATACCTGCGAATGTGGTGAAGTCACAGCAATTTCAAATGATGGTGGAATTGGTGGATTTGAAACAGTTGTTAACTGAAACTGATGCGCCCTGGCTCTCTCCGTATACAGACAAACCCAGTGAACCCGCGTATATTCCATTAAGCATTGCGAAGATTGCACAGATCAAGAAGATGACACCAGAAGATGTGGCAGCACAAATTTGGCAGAATTATGTAAACGTGTTTGGGGAGAAATAG
- a CDS encoding DUF2188 domain-containing protein, producing the protein MRQKMKHSTHYVLSTGSGWAVFEEGKHKPESVHESMYEAAQHAEERANRFHTDCIIYGMDGDIRFSNI; encoded by the coding sequence ATGAGACAAAAGATGAAACATAGTACGCACTATGTGCTATCAACAGGGAGTGGATGGGCAGTGTTTGAAGAAGGTAAGCATAAACCAGAAAGTGTGCATGAAAGTATGTATGAGGCAGCACAACACGCAGAAGAACGAGCCAACCGATTTCATACAGACTGTATTATTTATGGCATGGACGGCGACATACGCTTTAGTAATATTTAA
- a CDS encoding V-type ATP synthase subunit D produces the protein MALDVKPTRSELLKLKKQIKLAKSGHSLLKKKRDGLILEFFELMKKAKTARSELTAAYVGAEEHMNLARVMHTDFRLSSLAFAVTQQPQVDVETKNIMGVRVPKITGTKISKTLVERNLSMASSTPVIDQAMGSYETVVENVLRVAEVETAIKRLLKEIEKTKRRVNALEFSRIPAMEEVRKFIGLRLEEMDRENVFRLKRIKGKA, from the coding sequence ATGGCACTTGATGTAAAACCAACGCGAAGCGAACTCTTGAAGTTAAAGAAGCAGATTAAGTTAGCGAAGTCTGGACATTCATTACTTAAGAAGAAGCGAGATGGTCTCATTCTTGAATTCTTCGAATTGATGAAGAAAGCAAAGACAGCACGTAGCGAACTTACTGCTGCCTATGTTGGTGCGGAAGAGCATATGAATCTTGCACGAGTGATGCATACTGATTTTAGATTAAGCTCTCTGGCTTTTGCCGTAACACAACAACCTCAAGTTGATGTAGAAACAAAAAACATCATGGGTGTACGTGTTCCCAAAATTACTGGTACTAAAATCTCTAAAACATTGGTAGAACGTAATTTAAGTATGGCAAGTTCTACGCCGGTGATTGACCAAGCGATGGGATCATATGAAACAGTCGTTGAGAATGTTCTTCGGGTTGCGGAAGTGGAGACAGCGATCAAGCGATTGTTGAAAGAGATTGAGAAAACCAAACGACGTGTTAATGCTTTAGAGTTTAGCCGGATTCCTGCCATGGAAGAAGTACGTAAGTTTATTGGGCTACGGCTTGAAGAAATGGATCGCGAGAATGTCTTTCGGTTGAAGAGGATTAAGGGGAAAGCATGA
- a CDS encoding V-type ATP synthase subunit B — protein MTTTLKEYKSITKVAGPLVFVEKTEPVGYGTLVKVTLADGTIKSGQVLDTSDDMVVVQIFEGTSGISKDAKVKFLKENIKLPVSKDMLGRVFNGAGKPIDGGSPIIGKKNLDITGAAINPYSRASPADFIQTGISTIDVMNTLVRGQKLPIFSGSGLPHNEIALQIARQAKVVGTNEKFIVVFAAMGITNEEAQYFMKDFEETGAIERSVVFLNLANDPAVERLVTPRMALTAAEYFAYEEDAHVLVILTDMTNYCESLREIGAAREEVPGRRGYPGYMYTDLAMIYERAGLIKGRKGSVTQIPILTMVGDDITHPIPDLTGYITEGQIVLSRELHRKSIFPPINVLPSLSRLANMGIGPEKTRDDHKNVSDQMYANYAEGVDLRGLVAIVGEEALSEKDRMLLNFAQLFEQHIVMQGKREDRSIKRSLDVCWEQLRSMPERMLTRVSPSLKQKYYGGK, from the coding sequence ATGACTACCACTTTAAAAGAATATAAATCAATTACAAAAGTTGCAGGACCACTCGTCTTTGTTGAAAAAACAGAACCAGTAGGCTACGGAACTCTCGTTAAAGTTACCCTTGCTGATGGCACAATTAAATCAGGACAAGTTCTTGATACTAGCGATGATATGGTTGTCGTTCAAATTTTTGAAGGAACCAGCGGAATTAGTAAAGATGCAAAAGTAAAATTCTTGAAAGAGAACATCAAACTTCCGGTTTCGAAAGATATGTTGGGTCGCGTCTTTAACGGTGCAGGAAAACCAATTGATGGTGGCTCACCAATTATCGGAAAGAAAAATCTTGACATTACTGGTGCAGCAATTAATCCGTACTCTCGGGCATCTCCCGCTGATTTTATTCAAACAGGTATTAGCACTATTGATGTTATGAACACTCTTGTACGTGGTCAGAAGCTCCCTATCTTTTCAGGTTCGGGCTTACCGCACAACGAAATTGCATTGCAAATTGCTCGTCAAGCAAAAGTTGTTGGGACAAATGAAAAATTCATCGTTGTTTTTGCCGCAATGGGAATTACTAACGAAGAAGCGCAATACTTCATGAAAGATTTTGAAGAAACAGGCGCAATTGAACGTAGTGTGGTGTTTCTTAATTTGGCTAACGATCCTGCAGTTGAACGTCTCGTTACACCACGTATGGCTTTGACTGCAGCAGAATATTTTGCCTATGAAGAAGATGCTCACGTACTGGTCATCTTAACTGATATGACTAATTACTGTGAGTCACTGCGTGAGATTGGCGCAGCACGTGAAGAAGTTCCTGGTCGTCGTGGTTATCCTGGGTACATGTACACAGATCTTGCGATGATCTATGAACGTGCAGGTTTGATTAAAGGTCGTAAAGGTTCCGTAACACAGATTCCTATCTTGACTATGGTTGGTGATGATATTACTCATCCAATTCCAGATTTGACAGGATACATTACTGAAGGACAAATTGTTCTGAGTCGGGAATTACATCGTAAGAGCATTTTCCCTCCGATTAACGTCTTGCCTTCATTGTCCCGGTTAGCTAACATGGGTATTGGTCCTGAAAAAACCCGTGACGATCACAAAAACGTTTCAGATCAGATGTATGCAAACTATGCAGAAGGTGTTGATCTACGTGGCTTAGTAGCAATTGTTGGAGAAGAAGCACTCAGTGAGAAAGATAGAATGCTCTTGAACTTTGCACAACTCTTTGAACAGCATATTGTCATGCAGGGAAAACGTGAAGACCGTTCCATTAAACGATCACTTGATGTGTGTTGGGAACAACTGCGTAGCATGCCTGAACGCATGTTAACTCGGGTAAGTCCATCATTGAAGCAGAAGTATTATGGTGGGAAATAA